One bacterium genomic window carries:
- a CDS encoding cyclic nucleotide-binding domain-containing protein: protein MDTISVLKQVTLFAGLDAQTIEQLASITEVRTYQSGQQIYAEGEADAALFIVVSGTVRVDKQVNAGQQQTLQQLSKGEILGAISFVLGGEHSVSAQALHDAELLMIRRTEFDRLATRNPTAAYRVILRLAGKLAALLRDMDEKFVELIGYVYGRGKK from the coding sequence GTGGACACGATCTCGGTGCTCAAGCAGGTGACGCTCTTCGCGGGGCTCGACGCGCAGACGATCGAACAGCTGGCCTCCATCACGGAGGTGCGCACGTACCAGTCCGGGCAGCAGATCTACGCCGAGGGCGAGGCCGACGCCGCGCTCTTCATCGTCGTCAGCGGCACCGTCCGCGTCGACAAGCAGGTCAACGCCGGGCAGCAGCAGACGCTCCAGCAGCTCTCCAAGGGCGAGATCCTCGGCGCGATCTCCTTCGTCCTCGGCGGCGAGCACAGCGTCTCGGCCCAGGCGCTGCACGACGCGGAGCTGCTCATGATCCGCCGCACCGAGTTCGACCGGCTCGCGACGCGCAACCCGACGGCGGCCTACCGCGTCATCCTGCGGCTCGCCGGCAAGCTCGCGGCGCTGCTGCGCGACATGGACGAGAAGTTCGTCGAGCTCATCGGCTACGTCTACGGCCGCGGCAAAAAATAG